From Diaminobutyricibacter sp. McL0608, one genomic window encodes:
- a CDS encoding FMN reductase: MTERTIAVVSAGLSQPSSTRLLADRLADATVSRLAEQGISAKVEVTELRDIARDVTNNLLAGFPSPSLAEVIEKVTTADGLIAVTPIFTTSYSGLFKSFFDVIDPTALEGMPVVLGATGGTERHSLALEYAMRPMFTYLHATVVPTSVYAASADWGSGADTVKALPDRVERAAGEFAALVATSDRSSLIKDPFALEGDFSSMIGGFQAE; this comes from the coding sequence ATGACCGAACGCACGATCGCGGTCGTCTCGGCCGGGCTGAGCCAGCCGTCGTCCACCCGACTGCTCGCCGACCGCCTCGCGGACGCGACGGTCAGCCGTCTGGCGGAGCAGGGCATCAGCGCAAAGGTCGAGGTCACCGAACTGCGTGATATCGCACGCGACGTGACGAACAACCTGCTGGCCGGCTTCCCGAGCCCGTCGCTCGCCGAGGTCATCGAGAAGGTCACGACGGCCGACGGCCTGATCGCTGTCACGCCGATCTTCACCACCAGCTACAGCGGGCTGTTCAAGTCGTTCTTCGACGTGATCGATCCGACCGCGCTCGAGGGGATGCCTGTCGTGCTCGGTGCGACCGGTGGAACCGAACGGCACTCGCTGGCACTCGAATACGCGATGCGCCCGATGTTCACCTATCTGCACGCCACCGTCGTACCGACCTCGGTCTACGCGGCGTCCGCCGACTGGGGAAGCGGAGCCGACACCGTGAAGGCGCTTCCCGACCGCGTCGAGCGAGCGGCCGGCGAATTCGCCGCTCTCGTCGCCACGTCCGACCGGTCGAGCCTGATCAAGGATCCCTTCGCCCTCGAAGGCGACTTCAGCTCGATGATCGGCGGCTTCCAGGCCGAGTGA
- a CDS encoding polyribonucleotide nucleotidyltransferase codes for MEGPEIKFAEAVLDNGRFGTRTVRFEAGRLAQQAQGAVAAYLDEETMLLSATSASKHPKDNFDFFPLTVDVEERSYAAGKIPGSFFRREGRPSTEAILVCRLIDRPLRPSFVDGLRNEVQIVITVLSIAPEEFYDALAINAASMSTQISGLPFSGPIGAVRLALIPGNGAAEDQWIAFPKASQLEEAVFDIVVAGRVITAPDGTEDVAIMMVEAEATEGSWNLIQGGATKPNEEVVAQGLEAAKPFLKQLVGAQNVLAQQAAKDIAEYPVFLPYSQETYDNVAGLAYDELVNVYQIADKIERQNADDALKDRVKVALTEKVEAGVLDAEVLSQFSAAYKSVSKVVMRSRVLREGIRIDGRGLTDIRPLDAEVQVIPRVHGSAIFQRGETQILGVTTLNMLKMEQQIDSLSPVTKKRYLHHYNFPPYSTGETGRVGSPKRREIGHGFLAERALVPVLPSREEFPYAIRQVSEALSSNGSTSMGSVCASTLSLLNAGVPLRAPVAGIAMGLISDTVDGETRYAALTDILGAEDALGDMDFKVAGTSEFVTAIQLDTKLDGIPSAVLAGALKQAKDARTTILSVLNAAIDQPDEMAPTAPRVISVQIPVDKIGELIGPKGKTINAIQDETGADISIEEDGTVYIGAVDGPSAEAARAQVNAIANPTNPEVGEQFLGTVVKIAAFGAFVSLLPGKDGLLHISEVRKLAGGKRVENVEDVLGVGQKILVEITKIDDRGKLSLAPVLADEASSDAPAAPAEGEDADVIA; via the coding sequence TTGGAAGGTCCAGAAATCAAATTCGCCGAAGCCGTTCTCGACAACGGACGCTTCGGCACGCGCACGGTCCGCTTCGAAGCAGGCCGTCTCGCCCAGCAGGCGCAGGGCGCCGTCGCGGCGTACCTCGACGAGGAGACCATGCTGCTGAGCGCGACCAGCGCGAGCAAGCACCCCAAGGACAACTTCGACTTCTTCCCGCTGACGGTGGATGTCGAAGAGCGTTCCTACGCCGCAGGCAAGATCCCCGGCTCGTTCTTCCGCCGTGAGGGTCGCCCCTCCACCGAGGCGATCCTGGTCTGCCGCCTCATCGACCGGCCGCTGCGCCCGTCGTTCGTCGACGGCCTCCGCAACGAGGTCCAGATCGTCATCACCGTCCTCAGCATCGCGCCGGAGGAGTTCTACGACGCCCTCGCGATCAACGCGGCCTCGATGTCGACCCAGATCTCCGGCCTGCCGTTCAGCGGCCCGATCGGTGCGGTGCGCCTCGCGCTCATCCCCGGCAACGGTGCTGCTGAAGACCAGTGGATCGCGTTCCCGAAGGCTTCGCAGCTCGAGGAGGCCGTCTTCGACATCGTCGTCGCCGGTCGCGTGATCACCGCTCCCGACGGCACGGAAGACGTCGCCATCATGATGGTGGAGGCCGAAGCGACCGAAGGCAGCTGGAACCTCATCCAGGGCGGCGCCACCAAGCCCAACGAAGAGGTCGTGGCCCAGGGCCTCGAGGCTGCGAAGCCCTTCCTCAAGCAGCTGGTCGGTGCGCAGAACGTACTCGCCCAGCAGGCCGCGAAGGACATCGCCGAGTACCCGGTCTTCCTGCCGTACTCCCAGGAGACCTACGACAACGTCGCCGGCCTCGCCTACGACGAGCTTGTGAACGTCTACCAGATCGCCGACAAGATCGAGCGTCAGAACGCAGACGACGCCCTCAAGGACCGCGTGAAGGTCGCGCTGACCGAGAAGGTCGAAGCCGGCGTGCTCGACGCCGAGGTGCTCTCGCAGTTCTCTGCGGCGTACAAGTCGGTGTCGAAGGTGGTCATGCGCAGCAGAGTGCTGCGTGAGGGCATCCGCATCGACGGCCGTGGCCTGACCGACATCCGTCCGCTCGACGCCGAGGTGCAGGTCATCCCGCGCGTCCACGGTTCGGCGATCTTCCAGCGCGGCGAGACCCAGATCCTGGGCGTCACCACGCTGAACATGCTCAAGATGGAGCAGCAGATCGACTCGCTCTCGCCGGTGACGAAGAAGCGTTACCTGCACCACTACAACTTCCCGCCGTACTCGACCGGTGAGACCGGCCGTGTCGGTTCGCCGAAGCGTCGCGAGATCGGGCACGGCTTCCTCGCCGAGCGCGCACTCGTGCCGGTTCTGCCGAGCCGCGAGGAGTTCCCGTACGCGATCCGCCAGGTGTCCGAGGCTCTCAGCTCCAACGGCTCGACCTCGATGGGTTCCGTCTGCGCGTCGACCCTGTCGCTGCTGAACGCCGGTGTGCCGCTGCGCGCCCCGGTCGCCGGCATCGCCATGGGCCTCATCTCCGACACCGTCGACGGTGAGACCCGTTACGCGGCTCTCACCGACATCCTCGGCGCCGAAGACGCCCTCGGCGACATGGACTTCAAGGTCGCGGGTACCAGCGAGTTCGTCACGGCCATCCAGCTGGACACGAAGCTCGACGGCATCCCCTCCGCGGTTCTCGCCGGTGCGCTGAAGCAGGCCAAGGATGCTCGTACGACCATCCTGAGCGTGCTGAACGCCGCCATCGACCAGCCGGACGAGATGGCCCCGACCGCACCGCGCGTGATCTCGGTCCAGATCCCCGTCGACAAGATCGGTGAGCTGATCGGCCCGAAGGGCAAGACGATCAACGCGATCCAGGACGAGACCGGCGCCGACATCTCGATCGAGGAAGACGGCACCGTGTACATCGGCGCTGTCGACGGTCCGTCGGCCGAGGCGGCCCGCGCCCAGGTGAACGCGATCGCGAACCCCACCAACCCGGAGGTCGGCGAGCAGTTCCTCGGAACCGTCGTCAAGATCGCCGCGTTCGGTGCGTTCGTCTCGCTGCTGCCTGGCAAGGACGGCCTGCTGCACATCTCCGAGGTGCGCAAGCTCGCGGGTGGCAAGCGTGTCGAGAACGTCGAAGACGTGCTCGGCGTCGGCCAGAAGATCCTGGTCGAGATCACCAAGATCGACGACCGCGGAAAGCTGTCGCTCGCTCCGGTGCTCGCCGACGAGGCGTCCAGTGACGCTCCGGCGGCTCCCGCCGAGGGCGAGGACGCGGACGTGATCGCGTAG
- a CDS encoding VanZ family protein encodes MSREVSVRSGAPRARRGRIALAVATAAYVAFVGWVTLTPQPAIPDPNSFEQQLIRLILASPLFHWLGYSHLEFTANIGMFIPVGVLLALLLPPRRWWVAVLIGFGMTVTIETAQLFIPGRFSDLRDIVANTAGAAIGVAVVRVIRAARARE; translated from the coding sequence ATGTCGCGAGAAGTGAGTGTGCGGTCGGGAGCCCCTCGCGCGCGCAGAGGCAGAATCGCGCTCGCCGTTGCGACGGCTGCGTACGTCGCATTCGTCGGCTGGGTGACGCTGACCCCGCAGCCGGCGATCCCCGATCCGAACAGCTTCGAGCAGCAGCTCATCCGGCTGATCCTCGCCAGTCCGCTGTTCCACTGGCTCGGGTACTCGCATCTCGAGTTCACGGCGAACATCGGCATGTTCATCCCTGTCGGAGTACTCCTGGCACTGCTTCTGCCACCGCGGCGCTGGTGGGTCGCTGTGCTGATCGGCTTCGGGATGACGGTGACCATCGAGACGGCGCAGCTGTTCATCCCGGGCCGCTTCAGCGACCTGCGGGACATCGTCGCCAACACGGCTGGAGCGGCTATCGGCGTTGCAGTCGTGCGCGTGATCCGGGCGGCCCGAGCCCGGGAATAG
- a CDS encoding fructosamine kinase family protein, with amino-acid sequence MAVATFVKRRPDAPDLFFEAEAAGLRWLGEVEADGGARIVDVIDVRPGFLELVRIHEVRPTAQAARALGAGLAITHLAGADTYGAPPEHWRGPLYIGKRPLPVAHEDSWGLFYARDRILPYLPIAVESGAVSRDHLPDIERAVERIESGELDDDEQPARIHGDLWNGNLLWDVAGGILIDPAAHGGHRVTDLAMLALFGCPYFDEIVAGYEAAAWDRTKPLPWFWKERIPLHQLHPLAVHAASYGPSYGRALHDAALATLALPR; translated from the coding sequence ATGGCCGTCGCAACGTTCGTGAAACGGCGCCCGGATGCGCCCGATCTGTTCTTCGAAGCCGAGGCTGCGGGCCTGCGCTGGCTGGGCGAGGTCGAGGCCGACGGGGGGGCGCGGATCGTCGATGTGATCGATGTGAGGCCCGGCTTTCTCGAGCTGGTCCGCATCCACGAAGTCCGTCCGACGGCGCAAGCGGCGCGAGCACTCGGCGCCGGCCTCGCGATCACCCACCTGGCCGGTGCGGATACCTACGGCGCGCCGCCTGAACACTGGCGCGGCCCTCTCTACATCGGCAAGCGACCGCTGCCTGTCGCGCACGAGGACTCCTGGGGCCTCTTCTACGCTCGGGACCGCATCCTGCCGTACCTGCCGATCGCCGTCGAATCGGGCGCCGTCAGTCGCGATCACCTGCCGGACATCGAGCGCGCGGTCGAACGCATCGAGTCCGGCGAACTGGACGACGACGAGCAGCCGGCGCGCATCCACGGTGACCTGTGGAACGGCAACCTGCTCTGGGATGTGGCCGGCGGCATCCTGATCGACCCGGCCGCCCACGGCGGTCATCGCGTGACCGATCTGGCGATGCTCGCCCTGTTCGGGTGTCCGTACTTCGACGAGATCGTGGCCGGCTACGAGGCGGCGGCGTGGGATCGGACGAAGCCTCTCCCGTGGTTCTGGAAGGAGCGCATCCCTCTGCACCAGCTGCATCCGCTCGCCGTCCACGCGGCCTCCTACGGGCCGTCGTACGGTCGCGCCCTGCACGATGCCGCGCTCGCGACGCTCGCGCTCCCGCGCTGA
- a CDS encoding Lrp/AsnC family transcriptional regulator, with protein MRTLDSTDFQLLIALSREPRATYVSLADELGLSRNTVQARMAQLERSGVFLAFDRRIDPAAAGYPLTAFITVHVQQQKLARIVQSLAGIPEIIQAHGLSGPSDLLVRCVCLDAEDLFRINGAILACDGVERTETALDMGELIPYRIRPLLEQRLR; from the coding sequence ATGCGCACCCTCGACAGCACCGATTTCCAGCTACTCATAGCTCTCAGCCGCGAACCGCGTGCAACGTATGTCTCCCTGGCCGACGAGCTCGGCCTCAGCCGTAACACGGTCCAGGCGCGGATGGCCCAGCTGGAGCGCTCGGGGGTGTTCCTCGCGTTCGATCGGCGCATCGATCCGGCCGCCGCGGGCTACCCGCTCACAGCCTTCATCACGGTGCACGTGCAGCAGCAGAAACTGGCACGAATCGTGCAGTCGCTGGCCGGGATCCCCGAGATCATCCAGGCGCACGGGCTGAGCGGGCCGAGCGACCTGCTGGTGCGCTGCGTGTGCCTCGACGCCGAAGACCTGTTCCGCATCAACGGCGCGATCCTGGCGTGCGACGGGGTCGAGCGCACCGAGACGGCCCTCGACATGGGCGAGCTGATCCCCTACCGCATCCGCCCCCTGCTCGAGCAGCGCCTGCGTTAA
- a CDS encoding dihydrolipoamide acetyltransferase family protein: MIKDFSLPDLGEGLTESELVEWHVAVGDTVKLNQIIADVETAKALVELPAPWSGVISRLYVEPGVTVNVGERIVAFEVEGEPDDGARPNGPGAATDSSGESAAAAPDVPEPNLVGYGARADAAGRPARRVRPGLEPAPVGTPPTAPAGIRAPASTPAPVTPAAPATATGTAPAPAAATATTTLERPRATPPVRKLARELGVDLAAVPATGDRGLVTRHDVEEFSAGAKTASESPAAPAGTPTQDSGLQRRVRERETRIPIRGVRKHTAEAMVQSAFTAPHATVFLTVDVTETVSMLERMKSDRAFEGVRMTFLAVVAKAMCIAAARTPSINSRWDADANEIVEYGYVNLGIAAATPRGLLVPTIPDADQLTLVELARALTELVSVAREGRTPPERLTGGTISVSNVGVFGVDAGTPILNPGEAGILALGAVRRQPWEHHGEIALRDVVTLSVSFDHRLVDGEQGSRFIADVGRILSEPGSVLTMV, translated from the coding sequence GTGATCAAGGATTTCTCGCTCCCCGACCTCGGTGAGGGTCTCACCGAGTCCGAGCTGGTCGAATGGCACGTCGCCGTGGGCGACACGGTGAAACTGAACCAGATCATCGCGGATGTGGAGACAGCGAAAGCGCTTGTCGAGCTGCCGGCACCGTGGTCCGGTGTCATCTCCCGCCTCTATGTCGAACCGGGCGTGACGGTCAACGTGGGGGAGCGGATCGTCGCGTTCGAGGTGGAAGGCGAACCGGACGACGGTGCTCGGCCGAACGGGCCGGGCGCGGCTACGGACTCATCGGGTGAGTCCGCGGCGGCCGCGCCCGACGTGCCCGAACCCAACCTGGTCGGCTACGGGGCGCGCGCCGACGCGGCAGGGCGTCCCGCTCGCCGCGTGCGGCCCGGCCTCGAGCCCGCTCCGGTCGGCACCCCGCCGACTGCGCCCGCAGGCATCCGTGCGCCCGCAAGCACCCCTGCGCCGGTCACGCCCGCAGCGCCGGCGACCGCGACCGGGACGGCGCCTGCGCCTGCGGCTGCGACTGCGACCACGACTCTGGAGCGGCCCCGTGCGACACCACCGGTGCGCAAGCTCGCCCGTGAGCTCGGCGTGGACCTGGCCGCGGTGCCGGCGACCGGCGACCGCGGTCTGGTCACCCGCCACGACGTCGAAGAGTTCTCGGCCGGCGCGAAGACGGCGAGCGAGAGTCCAGCCGCTCCGGCGGGCACCCCGACGCAGGATTCCGGCCTGCAGCGACGGGTACGCGAACGCGAGACGCGCATCCCGATCCGTGGCGTCCGCAAGCACACCGCCGAGGCGATGGTGCAGAGCGCGTTCACCGCGCCTCACGCCACGGTCTTCCTGACGGTCGATGTGACCGAGACGGTGTCGATGCTGGAGCGGATGAAGTCCGATCGCGCCTTCGAGGGTGTGCGCATGACGTTCCTCGCGGTCGTGGCGAAGGCCATGTGCATCGCCGCGGCGCGCACGCCGTCGATCAATTCACGGTGGGATGCCGATGCGAACGAGATCGTCGAGTACGGCTACGTGAACCTGGGGATCGCGGCCGCGACGCCGCGCGGCCTGCTCGTGCCGACCATCCCGGATGCCGACCAGCTGACCCTGGTCGAGCTCGCCAGGGCGCTCACCGAGCTGGTATCGGTCGCACGCGAGGGTCGTACGCCGCCCGAGCGGCTGACCGGCGGCACGATCTCCGTGTCGAACGTCGGCGTCTTCGGTGTCGACGCCGGGACGCCCATCCTGAACCCCGGTGAAGCCGGGATCCTCGCACTCGGCGCGGTTCGTCGCCAGCCGTGGGAGCACCACGGCGAGATCGCCCTCCGTGATGTGGTGACGCTCAGCGTTTCATTCGATCACCGCCTGGTCGACGGCGAGCAGGGCTCGCGTTTCATCGCGGACGTCGGCCGGATCCTCTCGGAGCCGGGTTCCGTCCTGACGATGGTCTGA
- a CDS encoding antibiotic biosynthesis monooxygenase family protein: MILEHALLPVKPGQETAFEAAFATARGIISSTPGFIDLELSRGIDSPNTYLLLVRWENVEAHEVGFRESPQYEQWRGLLHHFYDPFPVVEHFARV; this comes from the coding sequence ATGATCCTCGAACACGCGTTGCTCCCGGTGAAGCCGGGGCAGGAGACGGCGTTCGAGGCCGCCTTCGCGACGGCACGGGGGATCATCTCGTCCACGCCGGGCTTCATCGATCTTGAACTGTCGCGGGGCATCGATTCGCCGAACACCTACCTGCTCCTCGTGCGATGGGAGAACGTCGAGGCTCACGAGGTCGGGTTTCGCGAGTCGCCGCAATACGAGCAGTGGCGGGGACTTCTTCACCACTTCTACGACCCGTTCCCGGTCGTGGAACACTTCGCGCGCGTCTAG
- the pdhA gene encoding pyruvate dehydrogenase (acetyl-transferring) E1 component subunit alpha yields the protein MDEIHLGELHLGDIDTVQLLTPEGSRLSDARYDAWVADVGDEQLLALYEDMVVIRRIDTEATALQRQGELGLWPPLLGQEAAQVGSGRALRRDDFVFSSYRENGVAYCRGADLTDLVRVWRGTTASGWDPYAINMATPQVIIGAQTLHATGYAIGVQNDGSDAVAVAYFGDGATSEGDVNEALIFAATYSAPVIFFCQNNQWAISEPVKLQAQRPVAERAPGFGIPSVRVDGNDVLAVMAVTRLALDRARGGGGPTFIEAVTYRMGPHTTADDPTRYRDASEVETWRAKDPIARLAAYLSERGLLTDERSEAVSAKADAVAAELRAGCIALPDPEPMAVFDHVYSTAHTGISRQRDHYSRYLRTFVGDDTTPSAALDQHDTLHQQDRKAS from the coding sequence ATGGATGAGATCCATCTCGGTGAGCTTCATCTGGGCGACATCGACACCGTTCAGCTCCTGACCCCGGAAGGCTCCCGCCTTTCGGACGCACGCTACGACGCCTGGGTGGCCGACGTCGGCGACGAGCAGCTGCTCGCGCTGTACGAGGACATGGTGGTCATCCGCCGCATCGACACCGAGGCGACCGCCCTCCAGCGCCAGGGCGAGCTGGGACTCTGGCCTCCGCTTCTCGGCCAGGAGGCCGCGCAGGTCGGTTCGGGCCGAGCCCTCCGCCGCGACGATTTCGTCTTCTCCAGCTACCGCGAGAACGGTGTCGCCTACTGCCGTGGCGCAGACCTCACCGACCTTGTCCGCGTGTGGCGCGGTACCACGGCTTCGGGCTGGGACCCGTACGCGATCAACATGGCGACGCCACAGGTCATCATCGGCGCCCAGACGCTCCACGCGACCGGGTACGCGATCGGCGTCCAGAATGACGGGTCGGATGCGGTGGCTGTCGCCTACTTCGGCGACGGCGCCACGAGTGAAGGCGACGTCAACGAGGCGCTGATCTTCGCCGCGACCTATTCGGCCCCTGTGATCTTCTTCTGCCAGAACAACCAGTGGGCGATCTCCGAGCCGGTGAAGCTGCAGGCGCAGCGACCGGTGGCCGAGCGCGCACCCGGCTTCGGCATCCCGAGCGTGCGCGTCGACGGCAATGACGTTCTCGCCGTGATGGCGGTCACCCGACTGGCGCTCGACCGTGCCCGCGGTGGCGGCGGACCCACTTTCATCGAGGCGGTCACCTACCGCATGGGTCCGCACACGACCGCCGACGACCCGACGCGTTACCGGGATGCATCCGAGGTCGAGACGTGGCGCGCCAAGGACCCGATCGCCCGGCTCGCCGCGTATCTGTCGGAACGCGGTCTCCTCACCGACGAGCGCTCGGAGGCCGTGTCGGCGAAGGCGGATGCGGTGGCCGCCGAACTGCGTGCCGGCTGCATCGCGCTTCCCGACCCCGAGCCGATGGCGGTCTTCGACCACGTGTACAGCACGGCGCACACGGGGATATCCCGGCAGCGCGACCATTACAGCCGCTACCTCCGCACGTTCGTCGGCGACGACACGACCCCGAGCGCAGCGCTCGACCAGCACGACACGCTCCACCAGCAGGACAGGAAGGCATCATGA
- a CDS encoding alpha-ketoacid dehydrogenase subunit beta, with amino-acid sequence MTTLTMAKAINAGLRRSLASDDKVVLMGEDIGKLGGVYRVTDGLQSEFGERRVMDTPLAESGILGTAVGLAYRGFRPVCEIQFDGFIYPAFDQIVSQVARMHYRTRGAVKMPITIRVPFAGGIGAAEHHSDSPEAYFAHAAGLRVVSVADPQDAYTMIQQAIACDDPVLYFEPKRRYHVKGEVDELTPLDDARPMGTAKIVTSGSDVTLVAYGPLVQTAKDAAVAASDEGVSIEVIDLRSLAPVDFDTVVASVRKTGRLVVAHEAAQSGGLGAEVSASITERCFYYLEHAPVRVTGHDIPYPPAKLEQYHVPDLDRILDGVDRVMDRPNSLTGVED; translated from the coding sequence ATGACCACCTTGACGATGGCGAAGGCGATCAACGCCGGGCTCAGGCGATCGCTCGCCTCCGACGACAAGGTCGTCCTGATGGGTGAGGACATCGGCAAACTCGGCGGGGTCTACCGCGTGACCGACGGACTCCAGTCCGAGTTCGGGGAGCGCCGGGTCATGGACACACCGCTCGCCGAGTCCGGCATCCTCGGAACGGCCGTGGGGCTCGCCTACCGCGGGTTCCGCCCAGTATGCGAGATCCAGTTCGACGGCTTCATCTATCCGGCGTTCGATCAGATCGTCAGCCAGGTGGCGCGCATGCACTATCGCACGCGCGGTGCGGTTAAGATGCCGATCACCATCCGGGTTCCGTTCGCCGGCGGTATCGGCGCGGCCGAGCACCACTCGGACTCGCCGGAGGCGTATTTCGCCCACGCGGCGGGCCTGCGCGTGGTGAGCGTCGCCGACCCGCAGGACGCGTACACGATGATCCAGCAGGCGATCGCCTGCGACGACCCGGTACTCTATTTCGAACCGAAGCGGCGCTACCACGTCAAGGGCGAAGTCGACGAGCTGACCCCACTGGACGACGCGCGCCCGATGGGCACGGCCAAGATCGTGACCTCGGGATCGGATGTGACCCTCGTCGCCTACGGTCCGCTCGTGCAGACTGCGAAGGATGCTGCCGTCGCCGCGTCCGACGAGGGCGTCTCGATCGAGGTGATCGACCTGCGCTCGCTCGCGCCGGTGGACTTCGACACGGTGGTGGCATCCGTCCGCAAGACGGGCCGACTCGTCGTCGCCCACGAGGCTGCGCAGTCCGGCGGCCTCGGCGCCGAAGTGTCCGCGAGCATCACGGAGCGCTGCTTCTACTACCTCGAGCATGCGCCGGTCCGCGTGACCGGCCACGACATCCCCTACCCGCCCGCGAAGCTCGAGCAGTATCACGTGCCCGATCTCGACCGCATCCTCGACGGCGTCGACCGCGTGATGGACCGGCCGAACTCGCTGACCGGTGTGGAGGACTGA
- a CDS encoding LLM class flavin-dependent oxidoreductase: MQFGIFTVGDVTTDPTTGQTPTEHERIKAMLTIAQKAEEVGLDVFAQGEHHNPPFVPSSPTTMLGYVAAKTDRIILSTSTTLITTNDPVKIAEDFAMLQHVADGRVDVMMGRGNTGPVYPWFGKDIRQGINLALENYNLVHRLWREDFVDWEGEFRTPLQGFQSTPRPLDGVAPFVWHGSIRSPEIAEQAAFYGDGFFANNIFWPKEHYMRLIQLYRQRFEHYGHGTADQAIVGLGGQVFMRKNSQDAVREFRPYFDNAPVYGHGPSLEEFTEQTPLTVGSPQEVIDRTLTFRDSFGDYQRQLFLMDHAGLPLKTVLEQLDILGEEVVPVLRKEFDALRPANVPDGPTHEALVAARDAAELAEDLAVADADATETAEVQR, translated from the coding sequence ATGCAGTTCGGAATCTTCACCGTCGGCGACGTCACAACGGACCCGACCACCGGCCAGACGCCCACGGAACACGAGCGCATCAAGGCCATGCTGACCATCGCCCAGAAGGCGGAAGAGGTCGGCCTCGACGTGTTCGCGCAAGGCGAGCACCACAACCCGCCGTTCGTTCCGTCCAGCCCGACGACCATGCTCGGATACGTCGCGGCGAAGACCGACCGGATCATCCTGTCGACCTCCACGACTCTGATCACGACCAACGACCCGGTCAAGATCGCTGAAGACTTCGCGATGCTGCAGCACGTGGCCGACGGCCGGGTGGATGTGATGATGGGCCGCGGCAACACCGGTCCGGTCTATCCGTGGTTCGGCAAGGACATCCGCCAGGGCATCAACCTGGCCCTCGAGAACTACAACCTGGTGCACCGGCTCTGGCGTGAGGACTTCGTGGACTGGGAAGGCGAGTTCCGCACGCCGCTTCAGGGCTTCCAGTCGACGCCGCGCCCACTCGACGGCGTAGCCCCGTTCGTCTGGCACGGCAGTATCCGCAGCCCGGAGATCGCCGAGCAGGCCGCGTTCTACGGTGACGGGTTCTTCGCGAACAACATCTTCTGGCCCAAGGAGCACTACATGCGCCTGATCCAGCTGTACCGCCAGCGCTTCGAGCACTACGGCCACGGCACGGCCGACCAGGCGATCGTCGGCCTCGGCGGTCAGGTGTTCATGCGCAAGAACTCGCAGGACGCGGTCCGCGAGTTCCGACCGTACTTCGACAACGCGCCCGTCTACGGTCACGGTCCTTCGCTCGAGGAGTTCACGGAGCAGACGCCTCTCACGGTCGGCAGCCCGCAGGAGGTCATCGACCGCACGCTGACGTTCCGCGACTCCTTCGGCGACTACCAGCGCCAGCTGTTCCTGATGGACCACGCGGGACTCCCGCTGAAGACGGTGCTCGAGCAGCTCGACATCCTCGGCGAGGAGGTCGTGCCGGTGCTCCGCAAGGAGTTCGACGCCCTCCGCCCGGCGAACGTACCCGACGGTCCGACGCACGAGGCCCTCGTGGCTGCGCGCGACGCCGCCGAGCTCGCCGAAGACCTCGCCGTCGCTGATGCCGACGCGACCGAGACCGCGGAGGTGCAGCGATGA